The window GTTGCCCATATTAACAAAATTTCACGCTGGTTACTTCAGAATCACCCTTTCTATTTGCGGCCAGGCCTTACTCTGGAAGAACCTGAGCGAACCACCCACCGACGCACACATTTATCGGCGCATGCTCAACATGCTCCCTTCTGCAGCCTTCGTCCTCCTCTGGTCCCTAGCATTGCTCACATTAGTATCGTTTTCGATCCTCTATATTCTGAAATGTTTCTACTTCTTCGACAGTGTGAATTCGGAGTTTTTGAATCACGTTGGCGTGAACTACTTATTCGCACCCTGGATATCATGGCTGTTATTGCTCCAAACAGTCCCATTTTTCGCCCCCAACACTACGTATTATCTCCTACTTTGGTGGGTATTTGTGGTACCTATAGTGGCCTTAGATGTCAAGATTTACGGTCAGTGGTTTACCGAAGGTAAGCAGTTTTTGTCGACAGTGGCGAATCCAGCTAGCCAATTATCAGTGATTGGTAATTTGGTGGGAGCTAGAGCAGCTGCGGAGATGGGATGGACAGAGAGTGCAATTTGTATATTTTCTCTGGGGATGGTACATTATTTAGTACTCTTTGTTACGCTTTATCAACGATTAGCAGGGAGTGATGGCCTTCCTGCGATGCTTCGGCCTGTGTTCTTTTTGTTCATTGCGGCCCCAAGCATGGCAAGCTTGACTTGGATCTCCATCGCTGGgaaatttgactatttttcgAAAATGCTGTTCTTTCTTTCGTTGTTTCTCTTCGTTTCCCTGGTGAGAATTGACTAAAATAGTGATGGTTTAGTATTTATGGTTATAATAATGTGTAGAAGTGGCAGCTTAATCACGGCACATCAGGTTAATATATTCA of the Daucus carota subsp. sativus chromosome 4, DH1 v3.0, whole genome shotgun sequence genome contains:
- the LOC108217527 gene encoding S-type anion channel SLAH1, with protein sequence MHVMESQPNIQLVITESPTVPANIQASINPKTIFSSMLPILTKFHAGYFRITLSICGQALLWKNLSEPPTDAHIYRRMLNMLPSAAFVLLWSLALLTLVSFSILYILKCFYFFDSVNSEFLNHVGVNYLFAPWISWLLLLQTVPFFAPNTTYYLLLWWVFVVPIVALDVKIYGQWFTEGKQFLSTVANPASQLSVIGNLVGARAAAEMGWTESAICIFSLGMVHYLVLFVTLYQRLAGSDGLPAMLRPVFFLFIAAPSMASLTWISIAGKFDYFSKMLFFLSLFLFVSLICRPNLFKKSMRKFSVAWWAYSFPITILALSSAEYAHEVKSFIAYMLMIILSASSVLVILVLMVFSAINADMVFRPRDDLIPTTSSSSNESLNLGLQSSISVDGY